The following proteins are encoded in a genomic region of Alphaproteobacteria bacterium:
- a CDS encoding TlpA disulfide reductase family protein, producing the protein MKPSDGARQATFEPGRLLRLAIICSFLILVAPQVGEAEKLSSSGWGSFIVTTPPVVAPDTLFYDSAGAQRRISEFRGRVVLVNLWATWCAACIVEMPELDRLQSMIGVDRLAVLAISQESGSAQAIADFYAARNIGALKIYIDHEQELGRALGQTLLPTSVLIDPNGVEVGRLVGAYAWSSPKSVERIVRLLAHHRSVENP; encoded by the coding sequence TTGAAACCATCTGACGGGGCACGGCAAGCGACCTTCGAACCAGGCCGCTTGCTTCGCTTGGCCATTATTTGTTCCTTTCTGATATTGGTGGCGCCACAGGTAGGCGAAGCGGAAAAACTTTCTAGTAGTGGATGGGGTTCATTCATCGTCACCACCCCACCGGTGGTGGCACCGGATACACTATTCTACGATTCTGCCGGCGCGCAGCGCCGAATTTCTGAGTTTCGTGGCCGCGTGGTCCTTGTCAACTTGTGGGCGACCTGGTGTGCCGCCTGCATTGTCGAAATGCCGGAATTGGACCGCCTACAATCGATGATAGGAGTTGATCGTCTGGCGGTTCTGGCAATTTCACAGGAGTCCGGATCGGCCCAGGCAATTGCGGATTTTTACGCCGCACGCAACATCGGTGCGCTGAAAATCTACATTGATCATGAACAGGAACTTGGCCGCGCGTTGGGGCAAACTTTGTTGCCAACTAGTGTGTTGATAGATCCGAACGGTGTGGAGGTAGGTCGTCTGGTCGGCGCCTATGCCTGGTCATCCCCGAAGTCAGTGGAACGCATTGTGCGACTGTTAGCACACCATCGATCAGTAGAAAATCCATGA